CGTAATTTAAAGAGGCCAACATCTAATGACTTGAAAGAACTTTTATTAAAAGTGTTTATTTACAAACCATCGTAATCCCACCAAACGGTGCCTATCACTCTTGTATACATTTCGCTTATACAAAAAAATGATATgcaaattcaaattcgaattaaGTTATCATAGATTCATGGGTGAAAGTGTATACAATGTCAATATATACAAATCCATGATGAGGGGGTAGGGCGGGGTGGCCTTATTGTTCCAACTGCTACCATTTAAAATGTAGTAGACTAGTCAATTTATGGATTTCTTTAGTCTCTAGATataactttttcctttttttttcggtGCCCTAGGCTATCTAATTTCCTATAAAATGGTATTGATTATTATGGATAACAATTGGAGCGTATACTCGCAAGGGTTAATGGGGCGGGGGATAGGGCATGGCAGAGGGTCATTTTCTCCCCTCATTAGAAAAGGAGAAGGTACCCCCTCGGCGTCACTcacctaatatatatatatatatatatatatatatatatatatatatatatataacatatttaatattattagttataataattatattacAAGTTATAAGTATTAGTttatgtatatataatataaataatattatttattatactaataataatatttatattaatacaaGTTATTAATTAATTGTACTAagtaatttatattaaattactaattaccttttttttttcaaattatacaCTTTTTCTCCTCGGGCATCTGCCGGGCCAGGGGATGATGAGGGGCGGAAGCTGGGGAAATGTTTGGGCCATTCCTAGTGGTTATTTGCATTTCCATAGCCATTTCGCTGTCGTATGTCTTATACTACAGCAGTAGTAATGTTTAACAGGGTCCCTGTTTGTTTGTTTCtccaactttttttttgttggtgttCAAGTTTCCGAAGCCTATTTCGACGCAGCAGCGTCATCGTGTGGGTCGTTCTCATTCATTAATTCACGCACCCATTGCTTTGCTTGCACCTTTGACTGAACGCACACTGCAAACTTGCAATAATGTATCAAGACGCAATAATGTATcaagggtctgtttgataatataaaaaagcgctgaatttgaattttttcaaatattcagatgttttgagtatttgataaataaaaatctatttgctgaacttgttaaacagtgctgaacttgtgtgtatttttttcagcacaagaatcctaactgaatgtttaattctgataagaattaatagaattacttcagctaccttatcttatctatcaaatctaccattgtttgttaattatgttcaaaattcttatctaattaaacaacataatattctctatctaccgatttttagtttctcttttctccctttttaatgactttcacatcttctccatactcctcatataatatatttcatattttatattaatttgatttaaaaataaatattatcattttcatatctaacaattttaaactaattaaatcataaattctattttttttttgaatgaaatgatATAAGGGCAAATTTGTCAAGTTAAACTTATTgagcattcagttataaatatttatcaaacagtctaaataggtttagcattaaaattcagacattcatctatttttttcagtgcttaaaattcagcaaattaattgtttcagtattcagaattcagaattcaaattcaattttaaaCGGAACCtaagactctttttttttttgtggatttACTGATTTAGTAAATAATACTACTACTATTAAGACTATGTTATTACTTCAAAGATCTAGCGTAGTATTACAAAGATACTCGatgtgcatttgataaaacttaaatctaaattttgaaatttaaatccattaaattattaaattgttaagtattaaatttaatacatttgagtgcatatcacattcagtgacaagtgaatagcttatcacttaattttgagatcaagttttatttagaaaattcagtggtacttaattaattcatatgtttaatttttaattatcaaacggtctaaatatgttaagatttgaatccattaatttaaatgctgaattgagttatcaaacagAACCTCACTCCACAGAAGTAAAACTTGTGAACAACTCCAGGGTCAGGAACGCAATTGAAACCATATCCATCTACAAGAAGTGGTTCTGGAAGAAATCTCATCTACTACTACGTGTACATTTTATCACACTAGTGGATGAAATTTGGATAGGAAGGCTTGAAGTTTCTATTACGTGTAAACAGGGAAATCTatgattccaaaaaaaaaaaaaaaggaaaaataaagacCAATAATAGTGACAAATACTATTTTGAAGTTTTAAAGTATTACTGCTGCCCAATTACTAACCGGATCATTGGACTCCCTAAGGTCGTTGACACATCAGCAAACTACCGCCTCTGCCTCTTACGTTGTAAGAGACCAATCAGTAATTTTGCATTTAGCAGTttacagaaaaaagaaaaaaaaaatcaaactccTCGTTTTTATTGTCTCGATTCGTTTGTCGTTCTATGAAAATTCAACTCTATTAAAAATAATCTTCTTTTGATTATAATGTTAAAGCTTTTCTTTCCAATTTagcatgataaatatttttggaCACATTAAGTAGGACGACGGATGGAGTAATAGTTTATGAAAAACTTACCCCGGCCCAAAAGAGAGgggccaaaaaataaaaaataaaaataaaggttGACTCTCTTGGCAATTGGCATGTTGTAAGGGCTGCTTGCGTTGTCAAATGTAGAGAATCAGTGCCTCCCGTCGGAGTCAGCCGCCGAGACTCAGTCAAACCCACAAGCTTTGACCAAACCAAAAAATTTTCCACGGTCAAAACTCTTTTAAGCTTCTCGGAAGGTAGCGGGGAAGAAACTCTGACAATACTACTAAATCTTATTGCCACAACTATTATTGTTATTCTGCTAATCCCTCAGAGGCAGATCGTATTGCGAACGAGAACTGGTCCGAACTACAAAAGCAAGCAAGCAGGCAGCCGTTGTTGGTCATTTGTTTGCCTGCTCCACCCCCCTCCCTTCTCTCCCAAATATTTGTACCAGCTTCTCTTCTCTGCGGAGTTGTCGTCCCTCGCCTCGCCTGAACGTACTCATAGATCATTTTACAGTTGCCTGCCATATATTTATCTCTTCTCCGCCATTAGTATTCTGTCTGTGTCTGTTCCATCCCAGGTGCTACTGTAATCCTCCCTTCAATATTTAACAATAAAATGGCTTCTTCAGGCGGCAGCTTAAATACTTCTCTTAATTCATATTCCAGCTATTCTTTTCCAAACCAATTCATGGCGACTTCTTTTAGCGATCTTATTAATGGTAATAATACTAGCACCAGTGGTAACGACCAGGGCATGATGAACAACAGGTCTAACCAAGACAAGCCTCCTTTTAGTTGGGAGCTTCATGACCAAATGATCAACAAGCAAGCTGGCACCACCCCTGCTGAAATCCCAAAGTTCAAGTCATTCCCACCTACTTCTCTCCCACTCTCCCCACCTCCAGTTTCCCCTTCATCATTTCTTGCTTTTCCTCCGAGTTTAAGCCCTTCGGTTCTCTTGGACTCCCCGGTTCTCTTTTCCAATTCCAGCGTAAGTTTAcggatcaaaatttttttttgttgtatgtGCTTCTCGGGATGGATGCATAGATATACGAGCTAGGATTACGTCCTAATGATGTTCCTTCTTTCCCTTGTGCAGACTCTTCCCTCTCCAACAACTGGGACTTTTTCCAGCTTGGTCCGGAAGGATGAGGACACCAAATTCGTTTCTGATTTCTCTTTCCAATCCCAGACGAGGCCTCCACTTTCTTCGTCATCCTTGTTTCATGCTTCTGCGGGCAAATCCTCATCGGTATGCTCCATTCTCCATTCATTTTGTACTTTTCCGCTAgcgttttatttgattttaaaaaGTTGTCATTAAAATCAAACAGACTTTttacttagttttttttttttttaaaatgttttcctATTGCTTAATTTGTGATGTATTATTCCTTAGAGGCTTTTCCAAAAATTGTCCTATCTACCTTTTGAAGGTGTAGAGTACACTTCAGAAAAGTAACTACTTAAAATATGGACATGGTCAAGGTCGTCCAGTTAAATACAAAATTGGTGGCGTAGGTGTCCATGGCGTAACCCTGTTTATATTATTGTTTGGTTGCTGTAAATTAAATAAAGATAGGAAGCTTCTTTCAAAAACACAAAGTCAAGACTTTCTATATATATTGGTGTATAATAAGCAAAATGCATTCTTTTAAGTCTTCGACACTGCAGCTCAATAGATCATAATGAAGTCTGTAATGGATAACTACTGCCATTTCGATTAGATCATAAATCACTGGAGCTGCCACTCTCGATTCTctccctctttctccttttcttttggttttttcttttccccaattTTGGGAAGAAAAACCCGTACTTACTACTAATTGTCTCATTCCCCTTTTTCTGCTATTGAACAGCAAGAAGCATCGATGAAGCAGCACGCTGGTGGATGGAACTTTGATAATAAGCCCAGCCAATTCATAGAATCCTCCGCAGTAAAACATGGCATTAGATCGGAATTAGCTCCAACCACCCAAAGGCTCGGGGCAGAGGTTCCAGCAACTCAGGGAAGCATGCAAAGCGATCCTGCTCCAGACTCCAGTCATGTTCACTATAGTCAACCATCTCAATATGTAAGAGAGCAAAGGAAATCAGATGATGGATACAACTGGAGAAAGTACGGACAGAAGCAAGTTAAAGGAAGTGAGAATCCCCGTAGTTATTACAAGTGCACGTTTCCAAACTGTCCAACCAAGAAAAAAGTGGAGAGAAATTTGGAGGGGCACATCACAGAGATAGTGTACAAGGGAAATCACAATCATCCCAAGCCGCAGTCCACAAGAAGGTCGTCGTCACAATCCATTCAAAATCCTTCATACACTCACTCTGAGATTTCTCATCATTCCAACACACTGGGAGAAAACGCTCAAACTGATTCTTTGCCGAACGCGGAGAATTCTTCTGCTTCTTTTGGGGATGATGAATTTGATCAAACCTCTGCAATCAGCAACTCCAGAGACGATGATGAAAACGAACCAGATGCCAAGCGATGGTAAGTCCAGGATCGTTAGATACTTGAACCATTTTTTTTGTCTGTTAACGTCGGCTGTGAGATATTAATGCTTTGCGTCTTCAGGAAGGGTGAAAATGACAGCGAGGCGATATCAGTTTCTGGGAGTAAAACCGTGAGAGAGCCCAGAATTGTTGTGCAGACTACGAGTGACATTGATATTCTGGATGATGGATATCGATGGAGAAAATATGGCCAGAAGGTCGTTAAGGGCAACCCAAATCCTCGGTAAGGATTTCTAATTAATCTTGAAAACTTTGTCACCTGAACACTTTTTGTCATCACCGCTGTAATCTCTTTCTCACTGGTTCGTCATCCTCGCTTTACATCTTTGCAGAAGCTACTACAAGTGCACTTATTCAGGTTGTCCGGTTAGGAAGCATGTGGAACGAGCATCCCACGATCTCAGGGCGGTTATCACCACTTATGAAGGAAAACACAACCATGATGTTCCTGCGGCCCGCGGTAGCGGAAGTTATGCTGTGAATAGACCTTCAGCTATCAATAACAACAATGATTTGCCAGCCGCCATCAAGCCATTAGCTACAAACAGTAACTCAGTTTACAGGACAAATTTCGCAAACTCCCTCCAAAATCCAATTCCCAGGCCACAAAGTCAAGCACCATTCACTCTGCAGATGTTACCCAGTCAAGGCAGTTTTGGGATTTCCGGCAACTCAGCAAGTGCCAACCAAGTGCAGCAGACTGGCAATGCCTTCCACATGGCAAAACAAGAACCTAAAGATGACTTGTTCTTTAACTCTTTCCTCAATTGATTCTTCCAGGAGCATAATAACAGATTTACTTCAATTTGGTTGCGTGCAAAGCACCAAATAATCCGTAGGCGTCTCCTTCTGTATGTGTTAGgaattatttgaattaatttgtTAATTTGTTATAGGGGTCATTGAAGCTTAGCAAAAGAGGCTCGTAAATATCCTTCATGAATTTAGAGACTGGAGTCTAGGACCTTTGCTGTGGAATCTAAATAATTCCTGTAGCTCAATTTCTGTTGTAATTTAAGTTGTGAGGTAGAATGTCCAATGTTTTTTTTAATAGAGTTGATCAAATTTTTCCAACCAAGAGCAGAGATGACCGCTCTCCTGCAGGTTTTCAGTGAACAATTAAAAACATTTAATTTTTCCCTTCCCAGTTGcataatttttataaaaaaaaaaaaaaaaaaaagatttaggaCTGACTTTGTAAAAGGCTCCAAATCTGTCGGATCAGCATTGAATCAACATCTTCGATTCAAATATGCagacaaatcaaaagagaaaacagaTATGAACACAAAAAATGATTCTAAATTTGACTTCACAAATTACTCTTTGCAGTCTCCGTACAATTGCAGATCATTGGCAAAATGTAGTAACTCTTTTCTACGCAGTTAGAAAGAGAGAATATTGCATTGAAATGAATCTTGTTCTGTCCTATACATAGATTTACATGTGACATGTATAAAGAAAATGCCAAAAGGAAACCATAGAAATTGTAAGAAatcatttcaagaaaataggtGTGATCAGATGTAGGTTTGGTTAGCAAGTTTATATCCAGAGATGAGAGCAGAAAGGGCCAGAGCGAAGAAAGCCAAGAACTCCATGCTGATTGCAGAAGCAGAAGAGTCGGTGAATATGTTATCTGCACTTTCTCTCAAACGGTCCGTCAGAGGTACTGCAGATGATGCCGCTGATATGAGCAGGTATGCGACAACCTGCAATTCCAAAAGTTGGCAACCGTGTAAATTACAGTCGACTTGGTTGGCCTCATGAGTAGCAACAGCTAAAagcaaaacaggcaattaagcTCACCAATCTTTTCCTTTAACTGTGTATTATACTATGATCTGATTTTTTCAAAGGCCAAATGCAATCAAAAGTTTCAAGTCAATTGCCTATCCTACGAGGGAGAAAAACATGACCTCTGAAGAGAAGAGCCCACGGCTGTCGTGTTGGAAGTAAAATCGATTAAGATGATAGCTTCGatggtgaatttttttaatCCAATACAAGATTGGAATGAAAGCTATTCCCTTTCAATATGAGAACATCTAGCACTAAATTAACGGATTTCCAAATATAATTCGCCAGGGTTGCGAAGATCTAAAAACGAGAAAAACCAACCTGATCGCCAAAGAAGTCGTATATCGCCACGTTTTGGCGCCGCGAAGAGAAGGCTTCTCTTCCAGTCGACAGTTCATGAACCTGCCTAAACACCTGTAATCCTGTATACAAGGATGACAGAATTGCGATTGCCAACACATACCTgtaaccaaaacaaaaccattCCAGAGATTTAATTGCGCGAAAATGAATAATGCATCATCAGAAGAAAGGAGATCAAGTTCTTCCACGATTCGAGATTGAGATGCCCCAGTGGCATTATTACCTGTACTCTTCGTATTCATCAAAACTTTTGCCATCACCATGCTGATTGCTAGCCATGATAATGAAAGAAAGCAATGAGCAAACCAACCCAACACCACGCAGTCCCAAGGACAATTTCCTGCGTAAATCCTCCCTCCTCCACCGTCCAATGATATTCGATACCCCGGCGCCAACCGCCGCAGGGGCGGGGTTCTCCACATCTCCCGTCCCGGAAGTTTCTATCGCGGGGGTGGGGATCGTGGGTTTCTCCTGGCCGTCGGTGGTATCCGGCATAGTTCCTCTTCAAATTCCAGTAACTTTGAAGATACACAACCCGGGCGCCTTGTAGAAGAACAAAGCCCAGATACCAGGAAGGTGGGAATTGCTGACAAAGTTAGAAGAATTTGATTACTTATAAGATGAATAATGAAGAGAAAGATCCCTAACCGCGACGGGACCGAGGAGGAGTTCTTATGGACGTTGGACCAACGAGAAAAACGAAAGGATTCTCCCTCTTATGGATTTCCTTGACAACTCAGCTTTGAATTGGTTGCATCTCGGTGCTGTTCTGCACATCTTTATTAATCTGTGTATTATAATAATGTATTTTGGCTAAATTGCAATCATGTCCCTGTCctacttttttttccccttatatTTTCTCCGTCCTACTTTGCACCGCATATCTTTTAATTGCAAACGCTTATccccttaaattttttttttttaaattttggttaaATTTATCCCGTCAATTGGCTGAATGTAAACTTATCCCTCTTACCAAAATTGTAAATTTGTAATCAGCCCACTCCTTTTTGGGGCATATTACAATGAAGAGAgggcaatatatatatatatatatatatatacatatgatGTAGATCAAAGTGGAATTGGCTCCAAGGCCATTTTTTTCATTTGGAACTTGTCTTATTTGATTAATTGATGAACAACTAGGAAttaatttgaattgaatttaaaaCTTAAGAGggttaaatgttgaaattaaaagaaagtgAGCGAAGTGGAACAAAGAGATACTTTAGGAGGTTTACTGCATTACACCTACATTGTCATTGTACATGGC
The Coffea arabica cultivar ET-39 chromosome 6c, Coffea Arabica ET-39 HiFi, whole genome shotgun sequence genome window above contains:
- the LOC113694039 gene encoding probable WRKY transcription factor 33, with amino-acid sequence MASSGGSLNTSLNSYSSYSFPNQFMATSFSDLINGNNTSTSGNDQGMMNNRSNQDKPPFSWELHDQMINKQAGTTPAEIPKFKSFPPTSLPLSPPPVSPSSFLAFPPSLSPSVLLDSPVLFSNSSTLPSPTTGTFSSLVRKDEDTKFVSDFSFQSQTRPPLSSSSLFHASAGKSSSQEASMKQHAGGWNFDNKPSQFIESSAVKHGIRSELAPTTQRLGAEVPATQGSMQSDPAPDSSHVHYSQPSQYVREQRKSDDGYNWRKYGQKQVKGSENPRSYYKCTFPNCPTKKKVERNLEGHITEIVYKGNHNHPKPQSTRRSSSQSIQNPSYTHSEISHHSNTLGENAQTDSLPNAENSSASFGDDEFDQTSAISNSRDDDENEPDAKRWKGENDSEAISVSGSKTVREPRIVVQTTSDIDILDDGYRWRKYGQKVVKGNPNPRSYYKCTYSGCPVRKHVERASHDLRAVITTYEGKHNHDVPAARGSGSYAVNRPSAINNNNDLPAAIKPLATNSNSVYRTNFANSLQNPIPRPQSQAPFTLQMLPSQGSFGISGNSASANQVQQTGNAFHMAKQEPKDDLFFNSFLN
- the LOC113694040 gene encoding CASP-like protein 4B1, with product MPDTTDGQEKPTIPTPAIETSGTGDVENPAPAAVGAGVSNIIGRWRREDLRRKLSLGLRGVGLVCSLLSFIIMASNQHGDGKSFDEYEEYRYVLAIAILSSLYTGLQVFRQVHELSTGREAFSSRRQNVAIYDFFGDQVVAYLLISAASSAVPLTDRLRESADNIFTDSSASAISMEFLAFFALALSALISGYKLANQTYI